Proteins encoded together in one Sylvia atricapilla isolate bSylAtr1 chromosome 2, bSylAtr1.pri, whole genome shotgun sequence window:
- the LOC136358058 gene encoding FERM and PDZ domain-containing protein 3-like produces the protein MPTAFPRQPLADSIMLSSMLSESKVPSQNEDSCDIPKVNQACGATVSLWPYDMIGGSLRMPQKKKVLRRSSSSSSIGGSAGTELLFEKKAATASLKCLDTTQKDESKSERRVEFSLGKKLSKSYSQSCVYVSTDRKDSKRYSGTGTSQKDSKQCRTLPLRKLTSSTWRCRGPFSYCFLSRGNDDNEEEDDRDSHQLSHLFESQAPCELTEPVAQSSSDNEQKVLESPKAAEPPHDAVNEHEKSSVDTQGGQIDVNLNDVAFNARITRINMMKEKTYAMPDGFIAAQKDANELLSLVRASMGKREDLHPETYDLKLSKYKQLLSLESRQLGSACRKMAMADKSPEEMLLAMTSSFQVLCCLTEACMRLVKVMNSETQQQEIIAKIDEVVINYICLLRAAEAVSGKTSGDPSIKLLARHPNTMAAIVSTLTRSLKMLLNK, from the coding sequence ATGCCTACAGCTTTTCCTAGACAGCCTCTAGCTGACTCCATCATGCTATCATCCATGCTATCAGAATCAAAGGTGCCAAGTCAAAATGAAGACTCTTGTGACATTCCCAAAGTAAATCAGGCTTGTGGGGCAACAGTTAGTTTATGGCCATATGACATGATAGGAGGAAGCCTCAGGATGCCGCAGAAGAAGAAAGTGCTGAgacgcagcagcagcagcagcagcattggAGGATCTGCAGGCACTGAGTTGCTGTTTGAGAAGAAGGCAGCCACGGCCAGCTTGAAATGCCTGGACACCACCCAAAAGGATGAATCCAAATCGGAGAGAAGGGTGGAATTTTCCCTAGGCAAAAAGCTGTCAAAAAGTTACTCTCAGAGCTGTGTGTACGTCAGCACTGATAGGAAGGACAGTAAGAGGTATTCGGGCACAGGCACCAGTCAGAAGGACTCCAAGCAGTGTCGAACACTGCCCTTGCGAAAGCTgaccagcagcacctggaggtGTCGGGGCCCCTTTAGCTATTGCTTCCTGAGCAGAGGAAATGATGACAACGAGGAGGAAGATGACCGAGACAGCCATCAGCTCTCACATCTCTTTGAATCACAGGCCCCGTGTGAGCTCACAGAACCTGTTGCTCAGTCGTCCAGTGACAATGAGCAGAAAGTCTTGGAGTCCCCGAAAGCTGCTGAGCCCCCACATGATGCAGTCAATGAGCATGAGAAGAGCAGTGTTGACACCCAAGGTGGCCAAATTGATGTGAATCTCAACGATGTAGCCTTCAATGCACGAATCACACGAATAAATATGATGAAAGAGAAGACTTACGCAATGCCTGACGGATTTATTGCAGCACAAAAGGATGCCAATGAGCTACTCTCACTGGTCCGAGCAAGTATGGGCAAGAGAGAAGATTTACATCCAGAAACATATGACCTTAAACTTTCTAAGTACAAACAACTGTTATCTTTGGAATCAAGACAGTTGGGAAGTGCCTGCAGGAAAATGGCCATGGCTGATAAAAGCCCTGAGGAAATGCTTTTAGCTATGACTTCCAGCTTTCAAGTACTCTGTTGCTTAACAGAAGCCTGCATGCGTTTAGTTAAAGTCATGAActctgaaacacagcagcaggaaattaTAGCTAAGATAGACGAGGTTGTAATAAACTACATTTGTCTTCTGAGGGCTGCAGAAGCAGTGTCAGGCAAGACCTCTGGTGATCCTAGCATTAAACTCTTGGCTCGACATCCGAATACCATGGCCGCTATTGTAAGCACACTAACACGTtctctgaaaatgcttttaaacaaataa
- the LOC136358057 gene encoding FERM and PDZ domain-containing protein 4-like, which produces MESSDAMNLACLTAGYYRLLVDSRRSIFNMANKKNAGSRETGPENRGKHNILASEWNCIPKTTTFLAEGDQEAQMSFADPKQKTVDISESLLCQKEHRHLFIENTYNSGGFDQHLAKQSDPAETEESRNFNQPSLLSLSGLEPSKKAQDSPRGAKVSFIFGDPNLDGISPQTLGYERLLDESPEVLEKQRAIYLSNANDIKGLELSPDAESIQFATNSVYATISDGKIFGAAEGIEEPLLHDICYAENTDDAEDEDEVSCEEDIMVGEINRPALLSLSGSSDDIIDLTSLPPPEGDDNEDDFLLHTLNMAIAAPPPGFRDSSDEEDTQNQATQPRDNKEQDSNLGNDDIPVSLIDAVPTNTEGKCEKGLDDAVVSTLQALEALAASEEQQTNDNSGVAILRAYSPESSSDSGNETNSSEMTESSELATAQKQSENTARMFLTTSEGYQPLVEEQTEFPIGKNQAGGPGMKPSQPLAGGQAAELQSKVVPSKQILHSDNMEMEPETMETKSVTDYFSKLHMGSLVYSCTSKRKNKVTDSEVKASSDGSATVKKQQGNKKAESDEDLKAKFGTLSARDSQRLSTFNVERTAFRQRWYAADDGAADKQSPETGNGKAFPRVPALGKTETDCKDEVDPEVDQDDTSGLSQGENFLSDMTPVSSAKDINDAEDTDLSADDHPSKLPEAEQSVARLCEYHLAKRMSSLQSEGHFSLQSSQCSSVDAGCSTGSSTCATPVESPLCTSDGKHIISDPSMKGIAYVPADERAAMLPNHGTTYKDLHQQPEAVCHRMTVPVVHSAINAEPLFGTLREGCHRIPKIKETTV; this is translated from the exons ATGGAGTCATCAGATGCAATGAATCTTGCTTGCCTAACAGCTGGATACTACAGACTTCTGGTTGACTCAAGGCGTTCAATATTTAACATGGCCAACAAGAAAAATGCAGGGAGCCGAGAAACAG GACCTGAAAATAGAGGGAAGCATAATATCCTTGCTTCTGAGTGGAATTGTATACCAAAAACTACCACTTTCCTGGCTGAAGGAGATCAGGAGGCTCAAATGTCCTTTGCTGATCCAAAGCAGAAGACTGTAGATATTTCCGAAAGTCTGTTGTGTCAAAAAGAACACAGACATCTGTTCATAGAAAATACTTATAATTCAGGTGGATTTGATCAGCATCTGGCTAAGCAAAGTGACCCTGCggaaacagaagaaagcagaaattttaaCCAGCCTTCATTGCTGTCACTCTCAGGTTTGGAACCTAGCAAGAAAGCACAGGATTCTCCCAGGGGAGCAAAAGTTTCCTTTATATTTGGAGATCCCAACTTGGATGGTATCAGTCCCCAGACTCTTGGCTATGAAAGGCTTTTGGATGAAAGTCCAGAAGTACTAGAAAAACAAAGAGCCATTTATCTTAGTAATGCCAATGATATTAAAGGCCTGGAGTTGTCACCAGATGCTGAAAGCATTCAGTTTGCTACAAATTCTGTTTACGCAACTATAAGCGATGGTAAAATATTTGGAGCCGCGGAAGGGATAGAAGAGCCTTTGCTGCATGATATCTGTtatgcagaaaacacagatgatgcagaagatgaagatgaagtAAGCTGTGAAGAAGATATTATGGTAGGAGAAATCAATAGGCCTGCTCTTCTCAGCCTTTCTGGTTCTAGTGATGACATTATTGATTTGACTTCACTTCCACCTCCAGAAGGTGATGACAATGAAGATGATTTCCTTTTGCATACCTTAAACATGGCCATTGCTGCTCCTCCACCTGGCTTCAGGGACAGTTCAGATGAGGAAGACACTCAGAATCAAGCGACACAGCCTAGAGACAACAAGGAGCAAGACAGTAATCTAGGCAATGATGACATTCCAGTGTCGCTTATTGATGCTGTCCCTACTAATACAGAGGGGAAGTGTGAGAAGGGGCTAGATGATGCTGTAGTCTCTACACTTCAAGCACTAGAAGCTTTGGCTGCTTCAGAGGAACAGCAGACGAATGACAATTCAG GTGTAGCTATCCTGCGAGCATATAGCCCTGAGTCATCTTCAGATTCTGGCAATGAAACAAATTCCTCTGAAATGACTGAAAGCTCTGAACTAGCCACAGCACAGAAGCAGTCGGAAAACACTGCACGTATGTTTTTGACCACAAGTGAAGGCTACCAACCACTTGTGGAAGAGCAAACTGAATTTCCCATCGGTAAGAATCAGGCTGGAGGGCCAGGCATGAAGCCCTCACAGCCTTTGGCTGGTGGTCAGGCTGCAGAGCTACAGTCAAAAGTTGTGCCTTCAAAGCAGATTCTTCATTCCGATAACATGGAAATGGAGCCAGAGACTATGGAAACAAAATCTGTCACTGATTATTTTAGCAAATTGCACATGGGATCCTTGGTATATTCTTGCActagtaaaaggaaaaataaggtgACAGATAGTGAAGTAAAAGCATCCTCTGATGGCAGTGCTACTGTGAAAAAGcaacagggaaataaaaaagcagagtctgaTGAAGATCTAAAAGCTAAATTTGGAACTCTTTCAGCAAGAGACAGCCAGCGCCTAAGCACTTTTAATGTGGAGAGAACTGCCTTTCGCCAAAGATGGTATGCTGCCGATGATGGGGCAGCAGATAAGCAAAGCCCAGAAACAGGTAATGGGAAGGCTTTTCCAAGAGTTCCTGCCCTTGGTAAAACAGAAACTGACTGTAAGGATGAAGTGGATCCTGAGGTGGATCAGGATGATACCTCAGGGCTTAGCCAAGGTGAAAACTTCTTGTCAGATATGACTCCTGTGTCTTCAGCCAAAGACATAAATGATGCAGAAGATACTGATTTATCTGCAGATGACCATCCCTCAAAGCTTCCAGAAGCTGAGCAGAGTGTGGCTAGACTTTGTGAGTATCACTTGGCCAAGCGCATGTCATCTCTGCAAAGTGAAGGCCATTTCtcactgcagagctctcagtGCTCTTCAGTGGATGCAGGATGCAGCACAGGCAGTAGCACGTGTGCTACCCCCGTTGAATCCCCTCTTTGTACCTCTGATGGTAAGCACATCATCTCTGATCCATCAATGAAGGGCATTGCCTATGTTCCAGCAGATGAAAGAGCTGCCATGCTTCCAAACCATGGAACAACATACAAGGACCTGCACCAGCAACCCGAAGCTGTGTGTCACAGAATGACGGTGCCTGTTGTGCACTCAGCAATTAATGCTGAGCCACTTTTCGGCACTTTGAGAGAAGGATGTCATCGGATCCCCAAGATAAAAGAAACTACAG TGTAG
- the LOC136375181 gene encoding FERM and PDZ domain-containing protein 4-like: MLEQRVEGSGTKLLLLHEQETLTQVTQRPSSHKMRCLFRISFVPKDPIDLLRRDPVAFEYLYVQSCNDVVQERFGPELKYDIALRLAALQMYIATVTTKQTQKISLKYIEKEWGLETFLPSAVLQSMKEKNIKKALSHLVKANQNLVPPGKKIVFCYPVEKDFSLAKI, from the exons ATGCTGGAGCAGAGAGTTGAAGGATCTGGAACAAAACTTCTTTTGCTACATGAACAAGAGACTCTAACTCAG GTAACCCAAAGGCCAAGCTCGCATAAGATGAGATGTCTTTTCAGGATTAGCTTTGTCCCAAAGGATCCCATTGACCTTTTAAGAAGAGATCCAGTTGCTTTTGAGTATCTCTATGTACAG AGCTGTAACGATGTGGTCCAGGAAAGATTTGGACCAGAACTGAAATATGACATTGCCCTGCGGTTGGCTGCATTACAAATGTATATTGCAACTGTGACCACCAAGCAAACTCAGAAAATCTCCCTCAAATACATAGA AAAAGAATGGGGATTAGAGACTTTTCTTCCATCTGCTGTGCTGCaaagcatgaaagaaaagaacataaaGAAAGCACTTTCCCACCTTGTCAAAGCAAATCAAAACCTAGTTCCTCCAGGCAAAAAG aTTGTTTTCTGTTACCCTGTAGAGAAAGACTTTTCGCTGGCCAAGATCTAA